The stretch of DNA ATTAATCTTTCTGACGGTCTCATCATTCCACAACTGTTATTCTGAAATAATCAACTCAATTAGAATCAAGTGTTGTATATCGCCCATCTATTCGAACATCCTCCTGATCTACCGAAGATTTTATTTCATCACTTACGGTAATCCCCCTATGGTCGAACTAGAGTCGATCGGTCAGAGCAGCATAGTCCGCAACTACGTAGACGGTGACTGGCGGGACGCCGCAGGCACAGACGAGTTGACGAGCGTGAACCCGGCAACGGGAGAGGAGTTGGCAACGGTTCCGTTCAGTTCGTCCGACGACGTCGACGAAATCGTCCGAACCGGCAACGAAGCGTTCGAGGAGTGGTCGGCCCGTCCGGTCGAAGAACGGATTCAACCACTGTTCGAACTGAAGCAACTGCTCGAGGACCACCAGGACGAGCTCGCGGAACTGCTCGTTCAGGATCACGGGAAGACCCTCGCGGAGGCCCGGGGTGAACTTCGCCGCGGCATCGAGAACGTCGAAGTCGCCTGCGGTATCCCGTCGATGATGCAGAGCGGCTCCCTGCTGAACGCCGCTCCAGAAATCGATGAGAGCGCCGTTCGCAAGCCGCTGGGCGTCTTCACCGCGATTACCCCCTTCAATTTCCCCGGCATGATTCCGCTGTGGTTCCTGCCGTACGCCGTCGCGACCGGTAACAGTTTCATCCTCAAGCCCAGCGAGCAGAACCCGCTCGTCGCACAGCGACTGTTCGAACTCGTCGACGAGGCGGGCTTCCCCGACGGCGTCCTCCAACTCGTCAACGGCGGCCCCGATACCGTCAACGCGCTCCTCGACCACGAGGGCGTCGAGGGTGCGTCCTTCGTCGGCAGCACCCCCATCGCGAAGCTCGTCTACGAACGCGCGGCGAAAAACGGTAAGCGCGCCCAGGCCCAGGGTGGGGCGAAAAACCACATCATCGTCACGGAAACCGCTGATCTCGAGTTCGCAGCGGAGAAGACCGTTTCCTCCGCCTTCGCGTGCGGCGGCGAACGCTGTCTCGCCAACGACATCGCCCTGATCGAAGAGTCGGTGTACGAGGAGTTCACCGATCTCGTCGTCGACGAGGCCGCCTCACAGGTCGTGGGGTACGGCCTCGACGAGGAGACCGATATCGGGGCGCTCATCAGCCCCGAACACGAGCAGACGGTTCGAAACTACATCCAGACCGGTATCGAAGAAGGCGCGGAGCTCCTCCTCGACGGTCGCGACGTCACCGTCGAGGGCTACGAGGACGGCAACTTCCTCGCCCCGACGGTCTTCGGCGATGTCACCGAGGACATGGTAATCTCTCAGGAGGAGATCTTCGGTCCGGTGCTCGGTCTCGCAGCCGTCTCGGACGTCGACGAGGCGATCGAACGGATGAACCAGAGTCGGTTCGGCAACGCGGCGAGTCTGTTCACCGGCAGCGGTGCAGACGCACGAAAATTCCGCCACGAGGGCGAAATTGGTAACCTCGGCGTCAACGTTGGCACCTCGGCTCCGATGGCCTTTTTCCACTTCGGCGGCTGGAAGGATTCGTTCTTCGGCGACCTCCACGCCCAGGGCGAGGATATGATCCACTTCTACACCGACAAAGCCGTCTACATCGAGCGCTGGCCGGACGCCTAACTCGATGACTAACCCAACAGACCCGACGGATGAGACGGTCGTTTCGGCCGAGGTCCGGGAGTCGTACGAACGCGCGACGCCGCAGTCTAGAGCCCTGGCCGAGCGGGCTCGGTCGGTGATGCCCGGCGGCGACACGCGATCGGTCACCTACCACCGGCCGTATCCCTCGTTCGTCGACTCTGCGAGCGGCGCGTCCCTGCGGATGGTCGACGGCGAGACGTTGCTCGACGTCCTCAACAACTACACCCAGAGCGTCCTCGGGCACGCGCCCGATCCGGTTGTTGAGGCAGTCTGTGACCGATTTCGCGCGGGAAACGGGGTTGCCGCTCCGACCGAACCCGCCGTCGAACTGGCCGAACTGCTCGTTGACCGTGTCGATTCGATCGATCGGGTTCGCTTCTGCAACTCCGGAACCGAGGCGACGATGAACGCGATTCGAGCAGCGATGGCCTGGACCGGAGAGGAGCGAATCTGCAAGATCGACGGCGGCTATCACGGCACCCACGATATCGTCGAAATCGGCGTTTCGGGCGACGGTCGAGCGCACAAGGGGATCCCGCGCTCCGCCGAACGTCGGGTCCAAACGGTGAGCTACAACGACACCGAGCAGCTCAAGGCGACGTTCGAGGCCGTCGGCGACGAGATGGCGTGTCTCATTCTCGAGCCGATACTCGGGGCCGGCGGCATGATTCCGGCGACGGACGAATTCCTGCGGACGGCTCGCGACGTGACGACGGACGCCGATGTACCGCTGATCTTCGACGAGGTGATGTCGTTCCGGCTCGCTCCCGGTGGCGCACAAGAGCGACGCGACGTCGAACCGGACTTGACGGCGCTCGGCAAACTGATCGGCGGCGGATTGCCGGTCGGCGCCGTCGCCGGACGCGAGCAGTTGATGGCACAGTTTCACCCCGAAACCGGCTCGATCGATCACTCGGGGACGTTCAACGCGAACCCTGCGACGATGATCGGTGGCGTAGCGACACTCGAGGAACTCGACGAGGACGCTATCGTCGAACTGAACCGCCGCGGCAACGAACTGCGAGAGCGTCTTCAGCAGGTCGGCGACGCCTCGAGCCAGCAGATCACGATCACCGGTGAGGGATCGCTATTCCAGATTCACTTCACGGACGGTCCGGTTCGAGACTGGCGTTCGTCCGGTGCGGGTGGCTCCCTCTCCGAACCGCTCTTTCACGCGATGCGGCGCGAAGGTATCTTCCTCGCACCGCGCGGGATGGGCAACCTCTCGACGGCGATGGACGACGAGGACATCGTAACGATCTCGGCGGCCTTCGAACGGGCACTCGAATCGCTCTAAGACGAGGTGCCCGGTTCGAGGGTAACACTATTGGTGCGTTCCTGCGATCGTACGTGTATGCCTGCAGCACTCGTTACGGGAGCGTCTCGAGGCATCGGCCGCGCAATCGCGGAACAGTTCGCCGCCGACGGCTACGACGTCGCGGTAAACTACCGGAGCAGCGAATCGGCCGCACGCGAGGTCGTCGAAACGATCGAGAGCGAAACCGACCAGTCCGCCCTCGCGGTACAGGCCGATGTCGCCGATCCGGACGCTGTCGAGG from Natronorubrum tibetense GA33 encodes:
- a CDS encoding CoA-acylating methylmalonate-semialdehyde dehydrogenase, whose amino-acid sequence is MVELESIGQSSIVRNYVDGDWRDAAGTDELTSVNPATGEELATVPFSSSDDVDEIVRTGNEAFEEWSARPVEERIQPLFELKQLLEDHQDELAELLVQDHGKTLAEARGELRRGIENVEVACGIPSMMQSGSLLNAAPEIDESAVRKPLGVFTAITPFNFPGMIPLWFLPYAVATGNSFILKPSEQNPLVAQRLFELVDEAGFPDGVLQLVNGGPDTVNALLDHEGVEGASFVGSTPIAKLVYERAAKNGKRAQAQGGAKNHIIVTETADLEFAAEKTVSSAFACGGERCLANDIALIEESVYEEFTDLVVDEAASQVVGYGLDEETDIGALISPEHEQTVRNYIQTGIEEGAELLLDGRDVTVEGYEDGNFLAPTVFGDVTEDMVISQEEIFGPVLGLAAVSDVDEAIERMNQSRFGNAASLFTGSGADARKFRHEGEIGNLGVNVGTSAPMAFFHFGGWKDSFFGDLHAQGEDMIHFYTDKAVYIERWPDA
- a CDS encoding aspartate aminotransferase family protein, translated to MTNPTDPTDETVVSAEVRESYERATPQSRALAERARSVMPGGDTRSVTYHRPYPSFVDSASGASLRMVDGETLLDVLNNYTQSVLGHAPDPVVEAVCDRFRAGNGVAAPTEPAVELAELLVDRVDSIDRVRFCNSGTEATMNAIRAAMAWTGEERICKIDGGYHGTHDIVEIGVSGDGRAHKGIPRSAERRVQTVSYNDTEQLKATFEAVGDEMACLILEPILGAGGMIPATDEFLRTARDVTTDADVPLIFDEVMSFRLAPGGAQERRDVEPDLTALGKLIGGGLPVGAVAGREQLMAQFHPETGSIDHSGTFNANPATMIGGVATLEELDEDAIVELNRRGNELRERLQQVGDASSQQITITGEGSLFQIHFTDGPVRDWRSSGAGGSLSEPLFHAMRREGIFLAPRGMGNLSTAMDDEDIVTISAAFERALESL